Sequence from the Candidatus Palauibacter scopulicola genome:
CGGTCGGCGAGCAGGGCGGACTGAAGCGGGTGAGCCACGGGGGCGCGGATGTCGCGCACCGCTCGATGTTCGTTTACTTCCCGGAGATCAACGCCGGCCTCACGACCCAGAGCAACCACGCGCAGTTCGACAGCGGCGTCGCGTACGAGCTGGCCGCGGCGTTCTTCAAGGACGCGATGGAGGAGGAAGAAGAGGATGATGCGGCGGATGCGGGCGAGTTCGATTCCGCCGACTACGACCCCGAAGCGTTCGACGAGTTCGCCGGCCGCTATTCGCTGGACGCGGCGCCGGACTTCATCCTCACGTTCACGCGCGAGGACGACACCTTCTACGCGCAGGCGACCGGCCAGCAGCGGCTCGAGATCGTCCCCACCTCCGACTCGACCTTCCGCCTGCTCGCCGTCGAGGCTTCCGTCACCTTCCTGCGGGATCCGGAGGGCGACGTCGAGGGGCTCACGCTGCACCAGAACGGGGACAACCACGCCACACGTCTCCTGGATGACGAGGCCGCGGGATGGGAACCGACGGCGGACGACCTCGCCGATTTCGCCGGCCGCTTCTTCAGCGACGAACTGGAGACCTTCTACACCCTGGCCGTGGAGGATGGCACGCTCGTCCTGCACCAGCGCCGGCTCGACCGGGCGGAACTCGAACCCGGGGAAGAGGATCGATTCTCGGGCGGCGGCCTGTCGTTCGCTTTCGAGCGGGACCGCAACGGAGAGGTGATCGGCTTCTACCTCTCCAACGTCCGCACGCGCGACGTCCGTTTCGGCCGCGTGCGCTGACAGAATCCGGGGTTCCGCTTAGCTTGTAGACGACAACTGCCGGGCAGTTTCAACCGAAAGGCGGGAGGCGTTCGCGATGACGGGATTCGGAGTTCGTTTCGGTCGTAATGCTGGGCGGGGCACCTTGCTTCTGGCAGCGGTCATCGCGTTCGGGGCTCTCCCCGGCGCCGCGTGGGCGCAGGGTCGAATCGCAGGATCGGTCACGGATGACGCCAGGGGCGCGCCCCTGGCGGCCGTGCTGATCGAGATCCTGGACGCGCAGGGCACGGTGGCGGCGCAGGCCACGACGGGCCCGGGCGGCACCTACGCCATCGACGGTGTGTCGGCGGGCTCGTATTCGGTCCGGTTCACCGCGCCGGGCTGGGTGACCGTCGTCATGGAGTCGCAGGCCGTCGCCGCCGGCCAGTCGACGTCGGTATCGACGACCATGACGCAGCAGTCATTCGAACTCAATCCGCTTACGGTCACCGCCTCCCGCACGTACGAGAAGGCGCTGGAGGCGCCGGCCGCGGTGGAGGTCGTCTCGACGCGGGACCTCGAAGAACGCCAGGTGACCTCTCCCATCGAGCACGTCGAGCACCAGCCCGGCGTGGACGTGGCGCGCACGGGAATCCGCGGCCGCACCGCCGTATTGCGCGGCTTCAACAACATCTTCTCCGGCCGCACTCTGTTCATGACGGACAACCGGATCGCGCGCGTGCCGTCGCTGCGGGTGAACATCTTCTACCTGAACCCGACGTCGGACCTCGACACGGAGCAGGTCGAGACCGTGCTGGGCCCGGGATCGGCGCTCTACGGGCCGAACGCGGCGGGCGGCGTCGTCCACTACATCACGAAGTCTCCCATTCGCTCGCCGGGCGCCAGCTTCTCGGTGGGCGGCGGCCTCCGGCAGCAGGGCAACACGCCGGGGATCGGCAGCGGCCCGATCCAGGGCGAGGACGCCGGGCTGTTCCAGTTCGACGGGCGCATCGCGGTGGCCCCGAGCGACAAGTTCGGGTTCAAGATCTCGGGGCAGTACTTCGACGCGACCGAATACGCCTTCAACGACTTGGTCGAGGCCCAGGCGCAGGGCGCGGGACAGGCCTGCATCGGAGCCGGCTTCGATCCGACCTCCCCGGCCTGCCAGGTGTTCGCGCCGGGACTCGATCTGACGAACCCGGCGGATCGGGAGGTGCTGGCCCAGTCCGCCCGGAATGCGGCGATGGGGCGCGATGACGGGCACCGGAACTGGGGCGTGGACGCTCGGATGGACTTCGAACCGTCGCCGGGGACGTCGCTCGTCCTCGCCGCGGGGCGCAACACCGCCGCCGAGGCGACGGAACTCACCGGGCTGGGCGCGTCCAACGTCACCAACTGGAGCGTCACGTACGGACAGGCCCGTCTCCGGCACCAGGATCTGTTCGCGCAGTTGTTCTACAACTACAACACGAACGACGAGACCTACCTCCTTCGCCAGGGCCGTCCGCTCTTCGACAACTCTTCCCTGCTCGTGGGGCAACTCCAGTACCAATCGCGGATCGGCTCGGCGCACCGGCTCATCTACGGGGTCGACTACCTCGGGACGAACCCGGACAGCAAGGGGACGATCAACGGTCAGTTCGAGAACGACGACGAGACGACCGAGGTCGGCGGCTACCTCCAGTGGGAGTGGGCGCTGAGTCCGAAGTTCGACTTCACGGGCGCCTTCAGGTACGACTACAGCAGCAACCTCGCGGATCCCGTCTTCTCGCCCCGCGCGGCGCTGGTCTTCAAGCCGGACGCTTCGAACTCGTTCCGGCTGACCCTGAACCGGGCGTTCTCGACTCCGACGTCTACAAACCAGTTCCTGGACATCTCGGGCGGGACGATCCCGGTCCCCGGCACGCCGTTCTTCTACGACCTGCGGGCCACGGGATCCGCGGGCAACGGACACATGTACATGCGGCAGAACGGGATCCCGATGCATATGTCGCCGTTCAACGTGCTGCGCGGCGGGAGCCCTCGCGAGTTCCTGCCGACGACCACGGCGCAGTTGTGGGCCACGGCCACGGAGCTGATCGCCGCCCTCCTTCCGCAGGCCGCCCCGCTGGTACCCTTGATTCCCGTCCCCTCGGCGGACCAGGTGGGCGTCTTGGCGCTGCTGCTCGATACGGAGGTCGCGGGCGGTGGCGCGCCGCCGCCGGGCTGCGTGGCGCCCCCATTCTGCGAAGCCGTCGACCTCGCGAACCTCCAGGATATCGAGGCGCTGGGGCCGACGGTCAGCAACACGTTCGAGTTCGGGTACAAGGGAGTGTTCGGAGACAACGTGTCCGTCGGAGCCAACGCCTGGTTCACCCGCTACGACAGCTACATCGCGCCCCTCCGGTTGCTCTCCCCGCACGTTTTCCTCAACGGACCGCAGCTCGGGGCATATCTCTCCAACGTGTTCCGGCAGCTCGTCGGCGTGGCGTTCGCAACCGAGGCGGAGGCGCTGGCGACGGCGCAGTTCATCGCGGACCAGGCGGGGCAGATTCCGCTGGGCGCCGTGACACCGACGAGCGCCGGCGGCACCGCCGCGGCGATGGTGGCCGGATACCAGGATGCCGGCGGGTTCGACGTCTTCGGAGGGGAACTGGGGGCCGGCTTCGCCCTGAGCGACCGTTTCGAGATGGCCACATCGCTGTCGTTCATCAACCGGAACACCTTCGAGACCGCGGGCGAACTCCTGAGCGAGGTGTCGCTGAACTCGCCGACCGTCCGCGGAACCGCGTCGCTCACGTACCGGAACGACGACGCCGGCCTCAACGGCGGCCTCCGGTTCCGGGCCCAGAACGGCTATCCGTTCAACTCCGGACCGTGGGTGGGCGACCTCGAGGCCGTCACCACGCTGGACGCGAATTTCGGCGTCCGCGTTCCGGGGTACGAGGACCTCTGGTTCCAGGTCGACGTCTCGAACGTGTTCGACCAGGCGTACCAGAGCATGGCGGGGGCGCCGGCGATCGGGCGGGTGATACTCGCCCGGATGCGCTGGGATTTCAGCCCGTTCTGATTTTCGGGACACGACGCCGGCCGGTCCGCGATCGGGCTGGCCGGCGGCGACCCGGCTGGCCGCGCGACCCGGCTGGCCGACCACGCATCGGGGTGCGTGAGCGCGGTCGGCCCTCGCACTCCGGTCTGAAAGATGCCGGGGGTGGGGCTCGAACCCACACGGGGATGGACCCCTTCGGATTTTAAGTCCGATGCGTCTGCCAATTCCGCCACCCCGGCGCGCGCCGCATCGGAAAGCTAACGCCTTGCCCGCACCCGTGGCAGAAGAGCGTCCGCTTGCGGGTAAGGTGGCGCCGGACCCAGCATGGACAGGAGGATTTCGCCCGGAGGCCATCATGAATCGATTCCTGAAGCGACGCGCCGCCGTCCGCACCTTTTCGGGTCTCGGCACGCTGTCGATCCTGCTCTACGCTCCCGCCGCGGCGTTCGCGCAGGCGCATCCGAACCCAGCCACGCCCGACTCGCTGCGCCAGATCCAGACGATGGAGCCGCACATCGGACCGCCGGGCACCGAGGTGAACCTCTACACCGAGAACATCCCGCTCCAGGCGAGGGTCGTCGTCGGCCTGGGAGCCATCGGCACCGGTTTCGAGGAACTGGGGACCGGCGCTCAGGGCGAGTTCGGCGAGATCGGAGCCACCGTGCATGTGCCGGAGACGGCGACGTGGGACCGGGCGGTCGTCTTCATCATCTTCAACGGGAACTTCGCCCCCACGGGGCTCTCCGACCCGTTCCATGTGACGGATGAGGCCGGTCGGATTCAGCGCACCGGCTCGATCGCCGGGCAGGAGAACGGCTGCGTGACGTTCGAGGATCGGGACGGGTACTTCTACACGCTGGCCGGAGACCTGGGAGACGCCGAGGCCGGGGATTTCCTCATCGTCGAGGGGGCCGCGTCGCGTTCGGTCGCCTGCCCGCACGCGGACACGATCGAGGTCGACCGCATGGAGGAAACGGAACCGTTCGAGCGTCCCCGCCCCGAGCCGTTCCGCTAGCGCGGCGGTCGTTTCCTCGCCGGCGCCGGGCGCTTCAGCGCCGGGACGAGCCGGTGACTTCGACGAGGAAGATGACGAGCAGCGTGATCAGGACGGGGATGGCGAGGAGCCATTCCTGCAGTTCGGGCATCGCGTCTTCTCCTTCTCCTTATCGTTTGCCGGTGCTGCCGAGCCCGCCGGCGCGGTCCGTCGAGATCGAGACCGGCCCCTCCTCCCAGCGCGCCACCCGGTACCTGTGGAGGACGACCTGGGCGATCCGTTCGCCGTGTTCGATCCGAATGGGGTGCGGCGCCGAGTTGAGGACGAGGACGAACCACTCGTCCGGATAGTCCGCGTCCACGGTACCGGGCGCGTTGGGCACCGTGAGCCCGCGCTTCCACGCGAGCGACGACCGCATGCGGATCTGCGCCTCGTAGCCGTCGGGCAGCCGGGCGCGGAAGCCCGTGGGCACGAGCGCCCGGTCGCCGGGTTCGAGGGCGATCGAAGGGGCGCCGTTCCCGGTGGAGGTGGCGGTCACGGAGATGGTCTCGCGGTCGGCCCCCCGATGGACCCGGACCGGCCCGCAGGTGAGATGCGCCCGGATGTCGTAACCGGCCGACTGCTCCGTCGCTCGCGTCGGAACACGAACGTCTTCCGCCAGCTTCTCGAAGATGACGCACGCACCGTCGGCGTCGGACACGAACCCTCGCTCCCGTCTTCCTGAGAGATCTATCGGAACCTAAGTGCCCATTCTGCGGCGGCGGACATGAATCTGTCGAGGTGCTTCCCGGTTGTCTCGTCCGCCAGTTCGAGATCGTCGTCGAACACGGCGCCCGCCCCCGAGAGCAGAACCCGCGGCTGCGGCATTACGTGGGCGTTCAGCCCCGCGAGCGACTCGCGCAGGGAGCGCTGGGCCAGCGCCGTACCCAGGCGGCCGGGCGTCGCCCCCATGATCGCGACCGGCTTCCCGTCCCACGCCTGCGGACGCGGGGGTCGCGACCCCCAGTCCACGGCGTTCTTGAGCACGGCCGGCAGGCCTCCGTTGTACTCCGGCGTCACGAGCAGCACCAGGTCCGCCGCGTGAACGGCGGCCTTGAAGTCCGCGACCTCGGCCGGATCGCCCGCGGCCTCCACGTCTCCGTCATAGAACGGCAACCGCGACGGGTCGAAGTCCCTGATCTCGACGCCTTCCGGCGCCCGCGCGATGGCGGCCCGCAGAAGCGCCCGGTTGAACGATCGTCGGCGGCAACTGCCCGCAATGGCAAGCAGGGAGACATGATTCATGGGACGGCAGAGTGCATGGCAGCGGCACGCCGCGCAAACCGGTGGGGCGGAAGGCCACCGACGTTCCCGCGGGAACGCGGCGGGAATCCCGACCCGCGCCGTTACTCCTGGATGGCCCCCGACACCCGTTTCACGACGACGGTCGGCACGTCAAAGGCGTCCAGTTCCACGTAGGCGACGAGCCCCCCCGGCCCGAAGGCAGCCGGCATCCGAGCTTCCGCAAGGGTCCCGATATACCGCCCCTCGGCGGTGATCAGATCGACCGGACCGGGGCGCGTCGGCGGCAGCGTATTCGGTCGCCCCCCAACGGCGGACTGAAAGGCCCCAACGATATCCAGGTCGGGAAACCCGTCTGCCGGTGTACGGAGCACCCATATCCTGCCTTCCCAATCCGTATCGAGGGCATCGATGATCTCGACTTCGCCGGGAAGGTCGAGGTCGTCCAGCCGTGCTTCCAGCGCTTCGACTCCCCCGAACAATCCAAGCATCTCGGCCCTGTGCCGGCTCTCGGCGGACTCCCGCTCCAGGCGAGTCCGCAGGGAGTTGGCGAAGGCCCTCCGATTGCGCTCGTCCCAGGGTCGTACCGGGAACGGGCGGGTGAGAATCCGGTCGACGTTGCCGGCGGGCGCGACGATCCGAACCGCATATGCGGTGGAATCCGAGAACGCCACGCACCCGTTCGGAAGAGGGGCGAAATGGAACTTCACTCGGTCGTCCGGACTGCCGGGGGCCCGAAAGAGGGGCACCTCGCGGGCCTCCTCTCCCTCAAACTCCACTCGGGCCACCTCCCGGGGTCCGGGCTTGATGGAGATCCGGCCGGCCGTCGTATTCGTTTGCCGCCGCACGTCCCACACGGAAATGACGCGCGAGAGAAAGGTTCCGTCCCGGTCCGCCCTGCGGATTCGGGGGTTCGCCGATGGCGTCATCCCGGCCGGCAGATCGTGGCGCGGGCCCACGCCGGGGAAGCGCACCATGCGTTCGAATGCCCCCTCCGAGTCGAAGACGTGGTAGGCAAGATGGCCCTTGTCCGGGACGACCGTACGTCCGTCGGCGAGAGCGAAGGCCTGGTTCGCCTCGCGGAACTCGCCCGGGCCGTCACCCCTGCGCCCGAACGCCGCGACGAGGCTTCCGGAGGGGTCGACGATCACGACGCGAAGCTCGTCACCGACCAGATCCGAGATGTGCAGGTTGCCGCGCGCGTCAAAGCTCACCGCGGAAACGTAAGAAAAAAGCTCCCACTCCCTGTCTCCGTTTCCGACGCGGTAGACCTCGCTGAAGTCGGCTTCCAGGATCCGGTCCTCGAGCGGCAACTCGATGACCTGCTGAGCAGCCACGGCGCCGGTCGCGAGCGAGAATCCGGCCCAGACGCAGACCGTCGGAACCATGGCGGGGGTCCGGCGGCGGACGCGGGGTCTTTCGTGCTTCGCCGTATGCAATGTATGCATCGACACAGAATCGTCCGTTTCGGTTTCGGTACGGCCAGCCACCACGACGCCACGAGGAGGCCGACTGATGAACGAGCGTCCTATCCTGCTACACGCCGCAGGCGGGGTCTACTCCCTGCCGCTCTGTCTCGGGCTCATGCTTGCCACCGCGGGCGGGGCCGTCTCGCAGGAGGTCTCGAACGGGGCCGAAGAACCGGGGAACGAAGCCCACACCGGGCTCGTGATCCGGGACCTGGAGAGCGGCGACGAGCGCCGGCTCGCCTATCCCGTCCCGCACGATGAGGTGGACTCGCGCACGCTGCGCCGGGCGCAGTGGTTCCAGGAAGACCAGCACGTGTTCGTGCGGCACGGGGAGTTGGTCTGGAACCTCGTCGACGCGGGGGGCAAGGGGGGCGTGGGGAGCCACGGCCAGCTCCAGGGACCCGGCTACCACTGGGAGCTGTGGGCGATGGCCGCCGACGACATGGATGAGGACGACAGACCGGAGGAGCTTCCGGGCGTAACGTCCCGCTGAGAGGAAAGCGAACCGGTGCGGCGCGGCTACGACTTCGCGATTGCGGGCGGGGGCGTCATCGGCGCCTCCATCGCCTTCCACCTGGCGGAGCTGTCGGACGCCTCGGTCGCCCTCTTCGACCGGGGGAAGGTCTGCAGCGGGGGCACCCGCCGGTCGTGCGCGATCATCCGCAGCCACTACTCGGTGGCGAGCAATACCGCGCTCACGCTCCGTAGTCTCGACGTGTTCCGCGGTTTCCGGGAGGCGCTCGGCGAGGACGACGTGGCGAGCGGCTTCGTGAACTCGGGCTACCTCATCCTCGCGGGGCCCGGAGCGTTCGCCGACCGGCTGGCGGACAATCTCGCCCGGCAGCGGGGGCTGGGCGCGGACACGTCGCCGATCGACCCTGCCGAGGCGCGCGAACTGCACCCCTGGCTCGACCTGGGGGACGTGGCCGCGATCGGCTGGGAACCCGCATCCGGCTACGCGGACCCGGTCACGACAACCCTCGGGTACGTGACGGCCGCGCGGCGGCGCGGGGTCGCGGTGTTCGAGCACGCGCCCGTGGAGCGGCTGCGCCTCGCGCCGGACGGCGGGACCTCCGCGAGTCGCGTGACCGGCGTGACGACGCCCGGCGGAACGGTGGAGGCCCGGTGTGTCGTGAGTGCGGTGGGGCCCTGGACTCGAGGTCTCTACGCCCACTCCGGCTTGTCGGACGCCGCCGTCGAAGCCCTTCGGCTGCAGGTGACGCGACATGTCGTGCTGACGTTCGGTGGCGCATCGCCGTATGGTCCTGAACTTCCCATTGTCAAAGACCTTACGGTCGACAACAAGATGTATTTTCGACCCGCTGCGCGCGGCGTCGTGCTCGTGGGGACGGGAGACTTCGGAGACCCGCTGGAGGATCCCGACCGCATGAACGCGGTGGCTCCGCGCGATCTCGTCTCCCTGCAGCGGGCACAGATCGCCGCCCGCATGCCGGCCTTCGAGGGGGCGCGCCTCACGGATTCGTGGATGGGACCCTACGACATCACGCCGGACTGGAACCCGGTGCTGGGTCCCGCACCCGGCCTGCCCGGCCTGTACCTCGCCTACGGCTTCTCCGGGCACGGGTTCAAGCTGGCCCCGGCGGTCGGGCGCTGCGTGGCGCAATCCCTGCTGGGCGAGGCGCCCGACATCGACCTCGCCCCCTACCGCCCGCAACGCTTCAGGGAGGAAGCTCTACTCCTGGGGGCCTACGGCGGGGGGTCCATCTCCTAGCAATCTGCCCCTCAGCCCTCCGGGGCGAGCACGAGCCGGACGGCGCCGCGCGGGCGGTCGGCGGTGTAGAGCGCGAGTTCGATCCGCCCCGCGAGGAGGTCGTCGAGGTCGGCGGCGCTCAGCGTCAGCGTGCCCTCGGCCGATGCGTGGCCCGGGCCGGAGAGACGACGCACGACCGCGTTCGGCCGCGTTCCGCTGCCCCGGCGCTGGAGCACGATCGCGTGGGCGTCCGCCGGCCCGAGGCCGGACGTGGAGATGAGGTAGCGCAGCGTGCCGCGCGGCAGGTCGAGGCTGAAACTGCCGTGGAGCCGAGGGGCGGCGGGCCGCCCGGCCCACCCGCCGTCGCCGACGACGCTGAAGCGGATCGGTTCCGGCGCGCGGCCGTCCACGAGCGGGGGCGTGCGGGGTGGCGCGCGGCGCGGCTCGATCGCCCGTTCGAGCGCGTACGCGAACGAGACCAGGCGCGCATCGTCGAACGGGCGGCCGATCAGCTCGACGCCGGTCGGCATCCCGGTCCGCGTGAAACCCGCGGGCGCGCTGATCGCCGGGAGCCCGCTGTGCGCGGCCAACTGGCACGTCCCTCCGACCGGCGGTGAGCCGATCCGCGCGGGATCGCGCCGCAGCGTCGGGTAGGCGATCGCGTCGAGCCGCTCCGCGTCCATGAACGCCACGATCGCTTCCCGCAGCGCGGCCTGCCGTTCCAGCGCCTCGGCGTAGGCCGCCTCGTCGCGCGGGCCCGCCTCGCTGCGCCGCCGGAATGTGCCGTCGAGCTGCTCGTGGTGCAGTCCCAGTTCCACGATTTCCCCGAGCGACGCCACCGGCCCACCGCCGGCCGCGGCCAGGTACTCGGCGAGATCCACGGCGAATTCGTGCCCGATCACGCCCGTGTTCGCGAGCAGCGAGTCCTGCTCGGGGATCTCGATGTCGACGATCTCCGCCCCCGCCGCAGCCATCGCGTCGAGGGCGGCCCGAACCGCCGCCGTGACCGGAGCTTCCGCGCCCGAATCCGACAGCCACTCCGTCAGAGCCCCGATGCGCGTCCCCGCCAGCGCCCCCGCGTCGAGCGCCGCGCGGAAGCCGACGGGCTCCCGGCCGCGCATGGCCTCCGTGGCCGGATCCGCCGCATCCGCGCCCACCGTCGCGTCGAGGGCGATCGCGAGATCCACGACGGAGCGCGCCAGCGGCCCGCCCGTATCCTGCGTGTGCGAGAGCGGGATGAGCCCGTCGATGCTCGACAACCCCTTCGTCGGCCGCAGCCCGACGAGGTTGTGGACCGACGACGGGATGCGAATCGAGCCGCACGTGTCCGACCCCCACCCCACGGCGCCGAAGCTCGCCGCCACCGCGGCGCCCGTCCCGCCGGAGGAGCCGCCGGGGTTCCGCGCCGGATCGTACGGGTTCCGCGTCTGCCCGCCGAGCGAGCTGATGCTCGTGATCCCCGCCGCCAGCTCGTGCATGTTCGTCTTGGCGAGGATGATCGCCCCCGCCTCGCGCAGCTTCCGCACCTGGAAGGCGTCGTCCGGCGGCGTCCACCCCGCGAGCGCGACCGTCGACCCGGCCGTGGGCATGTCGAAGGTGTCGTAGTTGTCCTTGAGAAGGATGGGGATCCCGTGCAGCGGCCCCCGCACCCGCCCCGACGCGCGCTCCGCGTCGAGCCGCCGCGCCTGCTCCCTCGCCGTGGGATGGAGACGGATGATCGCGTTGAGCGTCGGCCCCGCCCGGTCGTACGCCGCGATCCGGGCCAGGTAGGCGTCCACCAGCTCGGTCGAGCTCACCCGGCCCGACTCGAGCGCCGCCTGAAGCTCGGGGATCGAAGCCTCCCATACCTCGAACGGCGCCGACCCGGCGGCGTCCACGGCCTGGGCGGAGAGCCGTGCCCCCGACGCGACGGCCGCCAACACGAGACCCCACGCGATGTGGGGGCGGAACCCAGGGCGGCGGACGGCGAGGCGATGGACAACGGGACCCCGGGTGCTGAGCATGCGAGCGACCGCCTTATCGGTTTCCATGTGCCAGATGCGCTTCCTCGATGGCCACGAAGACCCCCGAGCACGTGGCCGTGCACTCGCCGCCGGACAGCAGTTCGGCTTCGACCACGACCTTGCGCTCACCGGCCTCGGCGATCCGCGCTCGAAGTTGCACCGGGGCGTCCGGCGGGGTCGGCTTCCGGAGCCGGACCGTGTATTCGGCCGTCACCGTGACGGGCGGATGGTCCAGGCCGCGTGCACGCATGAAGTAGTGTGCGGCGCACCAGTTACACTGGCAGTCGAGCAGCGTCCCGATGATCCCTCCGTTGAGGATGCCCGGGAACGACCGGTGATTCGGCCCGGGCGTCCATTCGGCCACCACCTCGTGGCCCTCGCCCGCCGCGGGGAAGCTGCGCAGCCGGAGCCCCTCCGGATTCGCCGGGCCGCAGCCGAAACAGATCGACTCGGGCGCGTACTTTTCCTGCAGCGCCTCACTCACGACGCCGCGGCCCGCTCGCGCTCCACGAGGAACCGCCGGAGAATCTTGCCCGACGCCGACTTCGGGATCTCCTCGAGGAATTCCACGGCGCGGACCTTCTTCTGCGGAGCCACGCGCTCGGCCACGTACCGCATGATCTCCTCGCCGGTCACGTCTCCCGCCCGCACGACACAGGCCTTCGGGATCTCTCCCGCCTCCTCATCCGCCACGGGAATGACGGCGACATCGGCCACGGCCGGATGGGAGAGGAGGAGGTCCTCGAGTTCGGCGGGGGCCACCTGGTAGCCCTTGTACTTGATAAGTTCCTTGGCCCGGTCGACGATCGTCACATACCCGTCTTCGTCGGCGCGCCCCACGTCACCCGTGTGCAGCCAGCCCTCGGCATCGACCGTGTCGGCGGTAGCCTCGGGGTTCCCGAGATATCCCTTCATCACCTGGGGGCCGCGGACCCACAGCTCCCCTTCCCCGCCGGGTCCCAGCGCTTCTCCGGATTCAAGATCGACGATCTTCATCTCGGTGCTCGGGATCGTCGGCCCGATCGTTCCGATCTTGTCCGCATCGACAGTCTCGCCGAAACAGACGTGCGTCACGGGACTCGCCTCCGTGAGGCCGTAACCCTGGAACACGCGGCACCCGATCCGGTCCTGGCAGGCGAGGGCGATCTCCTCTCCGAGCGGGGCCGCCCCGGACATGATCCAGTTCACGGACGAGAGGTCGTAGCCGTCGACCGCGGGGTGCTTGGCGAGGCCGAGCAGGATGGGCGGCACGAGATAGAGGCTCGTGGCCCGGTACTGCTGAATCGCCCCGAGGAACTCCTCGAGATCGAAGCGGGGCA
This genomic interval carries:
- a CDS encoding TonB-dependent receptor — protein: MLLAAVIAFGALPGAAWAQGRIAGSVTDDARGAPLAAVLIEILDAQGTVAAQATTGPGGTYAIDGVSAGSYSVRFTAPGWVTVVMESQAVAAGQSTSVSTTMTQQSFELNPLTVTASRTYEKALEAPAAVEVVSTRDLEERQVTSPIEHVEHQPGVDVARTGIRGRTAVLRGFNNIFSGRTLFMTDNRIARVPSLRVNIFYLNPTSDLDTEQVETVLGPGSALYGPNAAGGVVHYITKSPIRSPGASFSVGGGLRQQGNTPGIGSGPIQGEDAGLFQFDGRIAVAPSDKFGFKISGQYFDATEYAFNDLVEAQAQGAGQACIGAGFDPTSPACQVFAPGLDLTNPADREVLAQSARNAAMGRDDGHRNWGVDARMDFEPSPGTSLVLAAGRNTAAEATELTGLGASNVTNWSVTYGQARLRHQDLFAQLFYNYNTNDETYLLRQGRPLFDNSSLLVGQLQYQSRIGSAHRLIYGVDYLGTNPDSKGTINGQFENDDETTEVGGYLQWEWALSPKFDFTGAFRYDYSSNLADPVFSPRAALVFKPDASNSFRLTLNRAFSTPTSTNQFLDISGGTIPVPGTPFFYDLRATGSAGNGHMYMRQNGIPMHMSPFNVLRGGSPREFLPTTTAQLWATATELIAALLPQAAPLVPLIPVPSADQVGVLALLLDTEVAGGGAPPPGCVAPPFCEAVDLANLQDIEALGPTVSNTFEFGYKGVFGDNVSVGANAWFTRYDSYIAPLRLLSPHVFLNGPQLGAYLSNVFRQLVGVAFATEAEALATAQFIADQAGQIPLGAVTPTSAGGTAAAMVAGYQDAGGFDVFGGELGAGFALSDRFEMATSLSFINRNTFETAGELLSEVSLNSPTVRGTASLTYRNDDAGLNGGLRFRAQNGYPFNSGPWVGDLEAVTTLDANFGVRVPGYEDLWFQVDVSNVFDQAYQSMAGAPAIGRVILARMRWDFSPF
- the dut gene encoding dUTP diphosphatase, with product MSDADGACVIFEKLAEDVRVPTRATEQSAGYDIRAHLTCGPVRVHRGADRETISVTATSTGNGAPSIALEPGDRALVPTGFRARLPDGYEAQIRMRSSLAWKRGLTVPNAPGTVDADYPDEWFVLVLNSAPHPIRIEHGERIAQVVLHRYRVARWEEGPVSISTDRAGGLGSTGKR
- a CDS encoding NADPH-dependent FMN reductase, with protein sequence MNHVSLLAIAGSCRRRSFNRALLRAAIARAPEGVEIRDFDPSRLPFYDGDVEAAGDPAEVADFKAAVHAADLVLLVTPEYNGGLPAVLKNAVDWGSRPPRPQAWDGKPVAIMGATPGRLGTALAQRSLRESLAGLNAHVMPQPRVLLSGAGAVFDDDLELADETTGKHLDRFMSAAAEWALRFR
- a CDS encoding FAD-binding oxidoreductase, whose amino-acid sequence is MRRGYDFAIAGGGVIGASIAFHLAELSDASVALFDRGKVCSGGTRRSCAIIRSHYSVASNTALTLRSLDVFRGFREALGEDDVASGFVNSGYLILAGPGAFADRLADNLARQRGLGADTSPIDPAEARELHPWLDLGDVAAIGWEPASGYADPVTTTLGYVTAARRRGVAVFEHAPVERLRLAPDGGTSASRVTGVTTPGGTVEARCVVSAVGPWTRGLYAHSGLSDAAVEALRLQVTRHVVLTFGGASPYGPELPIVKDLTVDNKMYFRPAARGVVLVGTGDFGDPLEDPDRMNAVAPRDLVSLQRAQIAARMPAFEGARLTDSWMGPYDITPDWNPVLGPAPGLPGLYLAYGFSGHGFKLAPAVGRCVAQSLLGEAPDIDLAPYRPQRFREEALLLGAYGGGSIS
- a CDS encoding amidase family protein; the protein is MLSTRGPVVHRLAVRRPGFRPHIAWGLVLAAVASGARLSAQAVDAAGSAPFEVWEASIPELQAALESGRVSSTELVDAYLARIAAYDRAGPTLNAIIRLHPTAREQARRLDAERASGRVRGPLHGIPILLKDNYDTFDMPTAGSTVALAGWTPPDDAFQVRKLREAGAIILAKTNMHELAAGITSISSLGGQTRNPYDPARNPGGSSGGTGAAVAASFGAVGWGSDTCGSIRIPSSVHNLVGLRPTKGLSSIDGLIPLSHTQDTGGPLARSVVDLAIALDATVGADAADPATEAMRGREPVGFRAALDAGALAGTRIGALTEWLSDSGAEAPVTAAVRAALDAMAAAGAEIVDIEIPEQDSLLANTGVIGHEFAVDLAEYLAAAGGGPVASLGEIVELGLHHEQLDGTFRRRSEAGPRDEAAYAEALERQAALREAIVAFMDAERLDAIAYPTLRRDPARIGSPPVGGTCQLAAHSGLPAISAPAGFTRTGMPTGVELIGRPFDDARLVSFAYALERAIEPRRAPPRTPPLVDGRAPEPIRFSVVGDGGWAGRPAAPRLHGSFSLDLPRGTLRYLISTSGLGPADAHAIVLQRRGSGTRPNAVVRRLSGPGHASAEGTLTLSAADLDDLLAGRIELALYTADRPRGAVRLVLAPEG
- a CDS encoding PaaI family thioesterase → MSEALQEKYAPESICFGCGPANPEGLRLRSFPAAGEGHEVVAEWTPGPNHRSFPGILNGGIIGTLLDCQCNWCAAHYFMRARGLDHPPVTVTAEYTVRLRKPTPPDAPVQLRARIAEAGERKVVVEAELLSGGECTATCSGVFVAIEEAHLAHGNR
- a CDS encoding 4-coumarate--CoA ligase family protein, which produces MIFQSPHPPIVVPDQSFSDYLLGSLGDRRDKPAFIEGPSGRVVTYGQLRDQARAAARGLASRGLGRGGVVAICSPNVPEYATAFLAAGMAGGCSTTLNPLSTDDELVSQLNDSAARWFITVPPLLERAHTVAARTGIEEIFVFGEAAGATAFADLAADGMKDGMPTAAESAGILNPAEDLLTLPYSSGTTGVSKGVMLTHRNLVANIEQFSAVGLVNADDVVLAVLPFFHIYGMVVVMSGALKAGATVVTMPRFDLEEFLGAIQQYRATSLYLVPPILLGLAKHPAVDGYDLSSVNWIMSGAAPLGEEIALACQDRIGCRVFQGYGLTEASPVTHVCFGETVDADKIGTIGPTIPSTEMKIVDLESGEALGPGGEGELWVRGPQVMKGYLGNPEATADTVDAEGWLHTGDVGRADEDGYVTIVDRAKELIKYKGYQVAPAELEDLLLSHPAVADVAVIPVADEEAGEIPKACVVRAGDVTGEEIMRYVAERVAPQKKVRAVEFLEEIPKSASGKILRRFLVERERAAAS